The window CGCGAGGTGCTCAACTACGCTTACCGCCCCGGCCGCGGCGGCGCCGGGACCTACGTGGCCGACCGCGTCCTCGACCGGGCCGACCTCGTGCTCGGGGCGACGGTGAAGAAGGGGCCATTCGGGCTCTTCGGCCGCCGCCAGATCGAGCGGGCCGTCCGCATCGCCCGCGTCTCTCGCTAACCGAAGCTCCCCGCCCCGATGGCCCACGACCCCTTCGACGACCTGGACGGCGCCTCTGACGAGCCGCCCCGCCACCCCGACCTCTCCGAGTTCGAGCTGAGCGCCGAGACGCCAGAGGCCGACGTGCCTCTGGCGAACGCCTCGCTCGCAGACGAGCCGTTCTCGTTCGACGACGAGCCCGCGGACGCCCCGCGCGGCGACCTCCTCGCGGGGACCGACGACGGCCGCTACGAGCCAGTCCGTGTCAACCGCCGCCTGGTGCTCGGCGGGCTCCTCATCGCGGGCGCCGCCGTACTCCTGGGCCTCCTGGTGTTCTCGGGCGACTCGGACTCCGCCGAGCGCGACGTCGCCGGCGTCGAGCGCCCCGAGGCGGCCCCGCCCGACTTCCTCGAACGAGGAGGAGACGACCTGTACGCCCTCGACGGCGACCCAACGGCCCCAGCCCCTGAGGTCTACGCGGCCGACCCCTACGCCGACCCGTACAGGCCGTCCTACGCCGCGCCCGCCTACACACCGGACTACAGGACGTCGTCGGTTGGCCCCACCGCGTCGCCGTCCTACAGCGCGTCTCCCCAGCCGGTGGCCGCTCGCGAGGAGCGCGTGACGCCGGAGGCCGACGCCTTCGCGCGGGCGCTGGCCTCGCCGGTCGTCGCGCGGACGGGCGCGCTCACGCTCGGTCCGGGCGCGGCACCCGTCGACGACCCGGACGCGGTCCGGCTCGACCCCGAGCTCCAGCGCGAGGTCGACGAGATCCGGCTCATCGCCCAGCAACTCGCGCCCGCCGCCAGCGGCCCGCCGGTCCCGAGCCAGCCGACGGCACAGGCCGTCGCCCTGCCGCCTCTCGCGGCTCCTGTGCCCCAGGGGCGTGGCGCGGTAAGCCCGGGTCCCGACACCCGCCGCGCGTTCGCGGAGCGCACCTCGGCGCTCGGGGAGGGCCGCTACGGCGTCCGCGTCCAGGTGCCCGAGACCCCGTTCGTGCTCCAGGCCGGGACCATCATCCCGGCCGCGCTCGTGACCGGGATCGACTCCGAGTTGCCCGGCGCCGTCGTCGGCCAGGTCACGCGCGACGTGTACGACAGCCGGAGCCAGTACCACGTCTTGGTCCCGAAGGGGAGCCGCCTCATCGGCGAGTACGACGACCAGATCGCGTACGGCCAGAACCGGGCGCTCGTAGCCTGGACGCGGATCGTCTTCCCCGACGGCCGCTCGGTCGCGCTCCCCGGCCTCGACGCGAAGGACCTCCGGGGCTACTCCGGGCTCCGCGGCCGCGTGGACCGCCACTTCGCGCAGACGTTCGGGTCGGCCGTGTTGCTGGCGACGGTCGGGGCGGGCGCCCAGCTCGCGCTGCCCGACGGCGGCGGTGAGGACTTCGCGCAGAGCCCGCAGGAGGTGATCGCGGGCCAGATCGCCCTCGAGCTCTCGCGCGTGGCCTCGAAGATCGTCGAGCGCGGCCTCGACGTGCAGCCGACGCTCCGGATCTCGCCGGGCCACCGGTTCACGGTCTTCCTCGCGCGCGACCTCGCGTTTGCGGCGCCGTACCGGACGGCACCGGCCGAGCCCCGGTTCACGCGTCCCCCCACGCCGCGCGCGCCGCACGGAGGGGCGGGTCGGTAGCGTGACCGACTCCGCCAGCCTGCCCGGATCGCGCTCGGGCGCCGCGCTCCTGGCGCTCCTCACGGTCCCCGTCGGCGTCGGGGGCGTCGTCGGGACGCACGCGCTCGCGTGGTACGCCGAGTTCCACCCGGCGCTCGGCGATCCGATCTGGAGCGCCGACCCGCCCGCGTACGCTTTGCTACTCGCCGTGGCGGCGGGCGCGCTCGGGGGGATCGGCCACACGCTCCTGGTGGACCGCAACCGGGGCGGCTGGGCGCTCGTGCTTCTGCTCGTCGTGATGGCGCCCACGCTCATCGGGCCGATCTACGAGCCGTCGGACGGGGCGCGGTGGGTCGCCCAGGCGATCCGAACCCAGGGCGTGACATCGACGCCCGTCCAGGTCGCGGGGTGGTCGTTCGGGGCGGCGTGGCTCCTCGCCACGGTCGCGATGGTCGTCCTCACCAAGCCCGAGCCGCGCGCGCCGTCGGGCAGCCACGGCTCGGCGGCGTGGGGTGACGGGGCCAAGTTGGCCGAGGCGAAGAGAGGCGCGCTCGTCGGCAGGGGAGAGGCGAAGAGGCGCAGGAAGCCTGGGCCGCTCCTCCGCTACGACGGGCCGGGCCACCTCCTCACCGTTGCCCCGACGCGGGCGGGCAAGGGCGTCGGCGCCGTCGTCCCGAACCTCCTGAACCACGGCGGCTCGGTCGTCGTGACGGACCCGAAGGGCGAGAACTTCGCGCTCACGGCGGCCCACCGGCGCCAGAGGCTTGGGCACCGCGTCGTCGCGCTCGACCCGTTCGGGCTGGCGGGCCGCCTCGGGCTCCCCGAGGCCGAACGTGAGGGGGCGCGTGCCGCGCTCAACCCGCTCGACCTCATCGACTCCGCGAGCCCGGACGCGGCCGACGACGCGGCCATGGTCGCCGACATGCTCGTCGTCCCACAGAAGGGCGGGGCGGAGGGCTCGTTCTGGGACGACGAGGCGAAGGCGCTCCTGGCGGGCCTCGTGCTCTACGTCGCCCTCACGCGCGTCGGCGCCGAGCGGTCGCTCCCCCACGTCCGCGAACTGCTCACGCTCGCGCCCGACGCCTTCGACGACCTCTTGGTCACGATGGGCGGGCACCCGAACGCGACCGTCCAGCGGACCTCGAACCGGCTCCGCCAGAAGGCCGACCGCGAACGGTCCGGCGTCGTCTCGTCGGCCCAGAGCCACACGCACTTTCTCGACTCGCCCCGGATGGCGCGGGTGCTCGGCGAGAGCACGTTCAGTCCAGCCGATCTCGCCAGAGGCCGCTTGTCGGTCTACCTCGTGCTCCCGCCCGACCGGCTCGACACGTTCTCGCGCTGGCTCCGCTTGGTCGTCGCGACCTCGCTCGTGGCCGTGACGCGGGCGCGGCCTGATACCGTCGGCGGGGGCACCCAGGGCGCCCGAGTGCTCTTCCTCCTGGACGAGTTTGCGCAGCTCGGCCCGATGGCGCCCGTCCGCCGAGCCGTCTCGCTCATGGCGGGGTACGGCGTCCAGGTGTGGACCTTCCTTCAGGACCTCGGCCAGCTCAAGCAGACCTACCCGAAGGACTGGGAGACGTTCGTGGCGAACACCGACGTGGTCCAGGCCTTCGGGACGACCGACCAGTTCACGGCCGAGTACCTCTCGAAGATGGCGGGCACGCGAACCGTGTTCTCGCACGGCGCGACGACGGGGAAGAGCCGGAGCCGGGGGAAGAGCCGGTCGTCGGGGCGGAGCGAGGGGGCGTCGATGAGCGAGCACGGTCGTCCGCTCGTGATGCCGGACGAGCTCCGGCTGATGGACGAGGCCGAGCAGCTCCTTCTGGTCCGGGGCCACCGGCCCGTCCGGTGCCGGAAGCTCCGGTTCTACGAGGACACGGAGTTCGACGGGCTCACTTGATCGTTGGACGCGCGATAACGGCGCGTACCGGAACTATGCGAGCCGAGGCGGCTCAGCCTCCTGAGCCTGCCGAATCGTAGTCTCACTCGTCAACACGTGAGGTAGACCCCGCACCCGGCCGAGCCCCCGCCGATCGTACCTGTGGGACCGTCGCAGCTTCGGCCCCGCTCTGTCTCAGACCTTCCCGTCCCCGGCGAAGGCCTCTTTCAGGAGGTCGCGGAGGGACCGCGGCGGCCGGCCCGCCAGCCGCTCGACGTCGCCCGTGACCACGTCGAAGGCGCCCTCGGCGAAGTGCCGCTGGATCGAGAGGACCGCTCCGACCACGCCTCCGGGGAGCCCCGCGCCCTCGAGGCTGCTCCGGAGGACGTCCTCGGGGAACACGGCGAACGCGAACGGCCGGCCCGACGCCTCGGCCACGGAGGCCGCCCGCTCGGCGCCCGAGAGCCGCTCCGGCCCGGTCGCGTGGTAGACCGCGCCGTCGTGGCCGTCCGACGTGAGGAGCCCGGCGACGGCCGCCGCCACGTCCTCGCGCGAGACGAACGCGACCCGGTTCTCGGCGAGCCCCGGCAGCGCCCCGCCGCCCA is drawn from Rubrivirga sp. SAORIC476 and contains these coding sequences:
- a CDS encoding type IV secretory system conjugative DNA transfer family protein, with amino-acid sequence MTDSASLPGSRSGAALLALLTVPVGVGGVVGTHALAWYAEFHPALGDPIWSADPPAYALLLAVAAGALGGIGHTLLVDRNRGGWALVLLLVVMAPTLIGPIYEPSDGARWVAQAIRTQGVTSTPVQVAGWSFGAAWLLATVAMVVLTKPEPRAPSGSHGSAAWGDGAKLAEAKRGALVGRGEAKRRRKPGPLLRYDGPGHLLTVAPTRAGKGVGAVVPNLLNHGGSVVVTDPKGENFALTAAHRRQRLGHRVVALDPFGLAGRLGLPEAEREGARAALNPLDLIDSASPDAADDAAMVADMLVVPQKGGAEGSFWDDEAKALLAGLVLYVALTRVGAERSLPHVRELLTLAPDAFDDLLVTMGGHPNATVQRTSNRLRQKADRERSGVVSSAQSHTHFLDSPRMARVLGESTFSPADLARGRLSVYLVLPPDRLDTFSRWLRLVVATSLVAVTRARPDTVGGGTQGARVLFLLDEFAQLGPMAPVRRAVSLMAGYGVQVWTFLQDLGQLKQTYPKDWETFVANTDVVQAFGTTDQFTAEYLSKMAGTRTVFSHGATTGKSRSRGKSRSSGRSEGASMSEHGRPLVMPDELRLMDEAEQLLLVRGHRPVRCRKLRFYEDTEFDGLT
- a CDS encoding TrbI/VirB10 family protein — encoded protein: MAHDPFDDLDGASDEPPRHPDLSEFELSAETPEADVPLANASLADEPFSFDDEPADAPRGDLLAGTDDGRYEPVRVNRRLVLGGLLIAGAAVLLGLLVFSGDSDSAERDVAGVERPEAAPPDFLERGGDDLYALDGDPTAPAPEVYAADPYADPYRPSYAAPAYTPDYRTSSVGPTASPSYSASPQPVAAREERVTPEADAFARALASPVVARTGALTLGPGAAPVDDPDAVRLDPELQREVDEIRLIAQQLAPAASGPPVPSQPTAQAVALPPLAAPVPQGRGAVSPGPDTRRAFAERTSALGEGRYGVRVQVPETPFVLQAGTIIPAALVTGIDSELPGAVVGQVTRDVYDSRSQYHVLVPKGSRLIGEYDDQIAYGQNRALVAWTRIVFPDGRSVALPGLDAKDLRGYSGLRGRVDRHFAQTFGSAVLLATVGAGAQLALPDGGGEDFAQSPQEVIAGQIALELSRVASKIVERGLDVQPTLRISPGHRFTVFLARDLAFAAPYRTAPAEPRFTRPPTPRAPHGGAGR